From Argopecten irradians isolate NY chromosome 12, Ai_NY, whole genome shotgun sequence, one genomic window encodes:
- the LOC138336707 gene encoding transforming growth factor-beta-induced protein ig-h3-like: MNVSLLCLLAIFAGVVSSASTGGSNLDLLQLASRLGANKLVSLIQQAGLNETIAHGGPFTIFAPTDDAFNKLPADVLNAVSQNVTLLQNVLKYHVVNGDILSSDLINDFTLPTLLPYRKIRINMYKNNTIVTATGSRITAVDKMANNGVIHVIDTVMYQIPDQSVLTYAASQPDLGQLVYNAIRANLQTTLEGGPFTIFAPVDPAWYALPPDFLNEIFLNLNRSQELLGYHVVKGTYYSIGLEDGQHVPTVEGEGITVGFNGSQVMINNAVVTKPNIRVTNGVVHVIDKVLVPSMLKNIT; this comes from the exons ATGAATGTCAGTCTATTGTGCCTCCTGGCTATCTTTGCCGGGGTTGTATCGTCCGCATCCACGGGTGGATCAAATCTAGATCTGTTACAGCTGGCTAGCAGACTCGGAGCTAATAAGTTGGTCTCTCTCATACAGCAGGCTGGACTCAATGAAACCATTGCACATGGAG GGCCATTCACCATCTTCGCTCCTACTGACGACGCCTTCAACAAGCTTCCAGCTGATGTACTGAATGCAGTTAGTCAGAACGTTACTCTTTTACAAAATGTTCTGAAATACCACGTCGTTAATGGTGACATCCTTTCCTCAGATCTCATCAACGACTTCACACTCCCGACATTGCTGCCGTACCGGAAAATCAGaattaatatgtataaaaaCAACACA ATAGTAACAGCAACCGGAAGTAGGATCACTGCCGTTGACAAAATGGCAAATAATGGTGTTATTCACGTGATCGATACAGTGATGTACCAAATACCCGATCAAAGTGTCCTGACATACGCTGCCTCTCAACCAGATCTCGGACAACTGGTCTACAATGCCATTCGGGCAAATTTACAAACCACTTTAGAAG GTGGACCGTTCACAATATTTGCTCCAGTCGACCCAGCTTGGTATGCCCTCCCCCCGGACTTCCTTAACGAAATCTTTCTCAACCTCAATAGGTCACAAG AGCTGTTAGGATATCACGTGGTTAAAGGGACATACTACAGCATCGGACTCGAAGACGGACAGCATGTTCCGACCGTCGAAGGAGAGGGTATCACAGTTGGGTTCAATGGAA GTCAAGTCATGATAAACAACGCTGTTGTAACAAAGCCTAATATTAGAGTAACAAATGGAGTGGTACATGTTATTGATAAGGTACTGGTGCCATCGATGTTAAAAAACATCACGTGA